A window of the Acetobacteraceae bacterium genome harbors these coding sequences:
- the recO gene encoding DNA repair protein RecO: MLEWRSSALILNVQPYTEKGALVSFFTQDYGIKNAFAYGVFSKKNRPIWQNGNLVQLNWKGKGQGDLGVAKVELLHNYATINYDNSIVLAIIGSIASLLSLALPEEDPCFPLFLETVSFLSILSDFSDHLLLEKYIRWELSLLSHLGFGLSVSSCILTGETKELLYVSPKTGCAVSSAVEEKWKDKLFRLPKFMGGAWAEKDYFSNEWGLLLTGHFLEKILLELRQKPLPFERRFLLEIFKNYRDM; encoded by the coding sequence ATGCTTGAGTGGCGTTCTTCAGCTCTAATTTTAAATGTGCAGCCATATACTGAAAAGGGAGCGCTTGTTAGTTTCTTTACGCAAGATTACGGCATTAAAAATGCTTTTGCTTATGGTGTCTTTTCAAAAAAAAATAGACCAATCTGGCAGAATGGAAATTTGGTTCAATTAAATTGGAAGGGAAAAGGGCAGGGAGACCTTGGCGTAGCTAAGGTGGAATTGTTGCATAATTATGCAACAATTAATTATGATAACTCCATTGTTTTGGCTATTATTGGTAGCATAGCATCTTTGCTCTCTTTGGCTTTGCCTGAAGAGGATCCTTGTTTCCCTTTATTTCTTGAAACTGTAAGCTTTCTTTCCATTCTGTCTGATTTTTCGGACCATCTTCTTTTGGAAAAATATATAAGATGGGAGCTTTCTTTGTTGTCCCATCTCGGTTTTGGTCTTTCGGTTTCTTCTTGTATTTTAACAGGAGAGACGAAGGAACTCTTGTACGTCTCACCTAAAACAGGATGTGCAGTTTCGTCTGCGGTAGAAGAAAAATGGAAAGATAAGCTTTTTCGTCTTCCAAAATTTATGGGGGGGGCTTGGGCGGAAAAAGATTATTTTTCTAACGAATGGGGATTACTTTTAACAGGACATTTTTTAGAAAAAATATTGTTAGAACTGCGGCAAAAACCACTTCCTTTTGAACGAAGATTTCTTTTGGAAATTTTTAAAAATTATAGAGATATGTAA
- the rpsB gene encoding 30S ribosomal protein S2, with product MVDRAFTMRQLLEAGVHFGHHTRRWNPAMGKYIFGVRNNIHILDLQQTVPLLNQALKAAHDVAAAGGRVLFVGTKRAAAQPIADAAQKCGQYYVNHRWLGGMLTNWKTITGSIRRLGAIEETLGENEVGLTKKELLELTRKRDKLERSLGGIKQMGGLPSLLFVIDTNREKLAIEEARKLNIPVAAILDSNSDPSGITYPIPGNDDAIRAINFYCDLMAGAVLDGISAEMAASGADLGAVENISEEVQETEEAPKEEVKA from the coding sequence ATGGTAGATCGCGCATTTACAATGCGTCAGCTTTTAGAAGCTGGCGTTCATTTTGGACATCATACACGTCGTTGGAATCCAGCGATGGGAAAATACATTTTTGGTGTTCGTAATAATATTCATATTTTAGATCTTCAACAGACAGTTCCATTACTAAATCAAGCTTTGAAAGCTGCGCATGATGTGGCTGCTGCTGGTGGACGTGTCCTTTTCGTTGGCACAAAGCGTGCAGCTGCTCAGCCCATTGCAGATGCAGCTCAGAAATGTGGACAATATTATGTGAACCACCGTTGGTTGGGTGGAATGCTTACGAATTGGAAAACAATTACAGGTTCTATTCGTCGTTTAGGGGCTATTGAAGAAACCTTGGGTGAAAATGAAGTTGGCTTGACGAAGAAAGAGCTGCTGGAATTAACACGTAAGCGTGATAAGCTTGAGCGCTCTTTGGGTGGGATTAAGCAGATGGGAGGTTTGCCAAGTCTTCTGTTCGTTATTGACACAAATCGTGAAAAATTGGCTATCGAGGAAGCAAGAAAGCTTAATATTCCTGTTGCCGCAATTTTAGATAGCAATTCAGATCCTAGTGGTATTACATATCCTATTCCAGGCAATGACGATGCTATTCGCGCAATTAATTTTTATTGTGACTTAATGGCTGGTGCTGTTTTGGATGGTATTTCTGCAGAAATGGCTGCTTCTGGTGCTGACTTGGGAGCTGTTGAGAATATTTCTGAAGAAGTCCAAGAAACTGAAGAAGCTCCTAAAGAAGAGGTTAAAGCTTAA
- a CDS encoding cardiolipin synthase: protein MSITILQSVWWSLFFLTLLRFCAVVGVTVHVLLTRLNSSAAVGWIGICWFSPLLGACLYCLFGINRVRRRAIRLMSGEHAERHPFPEYFTHKVEGRWEGLENMGEKITGRQLLKGNSTRLYYGGSETYPQMLQGIARAEKSVLMASYIFRGDEEGELFVSALVAAHKAGVKVRILIDGVGSGYFNSRIRKSLKKHGIPCERFLHSFLLWKTPFVNLRNHRKLLIIDGKEAFVGGINIGSENLESFYSKKKCVADTHFHVQGPIARQLVEVFERDWAFTTKEHLRGLDFYPEIDFKGDVPMRVITSGPDTDLEKLEYILLQAISSAHKKIMIMTPYFLPDSRLITALGLASLRGTKVDIFFPEKSNHRFLDFARDSGIFPLLQAGCRVWRVPAPFNHSKLMVVDSLWNCIGSANWDSRSLRLNFEVNLEIYSGELAVDLENYMYHFAVQPFTLEDLKKRPILLQLRDSACRLLSPYL from the coding sequence ATGAGCATTACGATACTTCAATCAGTGTGGTGGAGTCTTTTTTTCCTCACATTACTGCGTTTTTGCGCTGTTGTTGGTGTGACTGTTCATGTTTTATTAACGCGCTTGAATTCTTCTGCCGCTGTTGGATGGATTGGCATTTGTTGGTTTAGTCCACTTCTAGGTGCTTGTTTATATTGCTTGTTTGGTATTAACCGCGTTAGACGGCGTGCTATTCGTCTTATGTCAGGGGAACATGCTGAAAGGCATCCATTTCCAGAGTATTTTACGCATAAAGTTGAAGGTCGTTGGGAAGGCCTAGAAAATATGGGAGAAAAAATAACAGGGCGGCAACTCCTTAAAGGTAATTCCACAAGACTTTATTACGGAGGCAGTGAGACATATCCTCAAATGTTGCAGGGAATTGCTCGTGCAGAAAAATCTGTGTTGATGGCATCTTATATTTTTAGAGGTGATGAAGAAGGAGAATTGTTTGTCTCTGCTCTAGTAGCGGCTCATAAGGCTGGTGTGAAAGTACGTATTCTCATTGATGGGGTGGGGAGTGGTTATTTTAATTCTCGCATCAGAAAATCTTTGAAAAAACATGGTATTCCCTGTGAACGTTTTTTACATTCATTTCTTTTGTGGAAGACACCCTTTGTAAATTTAAGAAATCATAGGAAACTTCTTATCATTGATGGTAAAGAAGCCTTTGTCGGTGGAATAAATATTGGAAGTGAAAATTTAGAAAGCTTTTATTCAAAGAAAAAATGTGTTGCAGATACGCATTTCCACGTTCAAGGGCCTATAGCACGGCAATTGGTGGAGGTTTTTGAACGTGACTGGGCATTTACAACGAAGGAACACCTTAGAGGTCTTGATTTCTACCCAGAAATCGATTTTAAGGGAGATGTCCCTATGCGCGTTATAACTTCAGGGCCCGACACTGATCTGGAAAAGCTGGAATATATTTTACTGCAAGCTATTTCTTCTGCTCATAAAAAAATAATGATTATGACACCGTATTTTTTACCAGATAGTCGTTTAATTACAGCTTTAGGATTGGCTTCTCTTAGGGGAACTAAAGTAGATATTTTCTTTCCTGAAAAAAGTAATCATCGTTTTTTAGATTTTGCCAGAGATAGTGGGATTTTCCCTTTATTACAAGCAGGTTGTCGAGTATGGCGTGTCCCAGCTCCGTTCAATCATTCTAAATTGATGGTCGTTGATAGTTTATGGAATTGTATCGGAAGTGCAAATTGGGATTCACGATCTTTACGTTTAAATTTTGAAGTAAATTTAGAAATATACAGCGGTGAGTTAGCTGTTGACCTCGAAAATTATATGTATCATTTTGCAGTTCAGCCTTTCACCTTAGAGGATCTGAAAAAGCGTCCAATTCTCTTGCAACTTAGAGACTCTGCTTGTCGTCTTTTGTCACCTTATTTATAG
- the shc gene encoding squalene--hopene cyclase, producing MSILREKEAHKLGNASLKISSFSELLNAKLQAAQKALFQLQNEDGHWVFELEADATIPAEYILLEHYLDRIDPQKEEKIGAYLRRIQGEHGGWPLYYDGNFDLSASVKAYYALKALGDSPDSPHMKKAREAILQHGGAERTNVFTRILLALFGQVPWDAVPIMPVELMLLPRKSLVSIWNVSYWSRTVIAPLLVLAALRPLAVNPRGVHIEELFRTRPSKVKDWIRGPYRSYWGYFFKGLDVLLRKVEPFFSPRLRRKAIAKAISFIEARLSEGGLGAIYPAMANVVMMYRALGVSDKHPLVQEAWQSIQDLLIETDKETYCQPCVSPVWDTGLASVALIEVLDGDQEDLKKQTRHQLELSADWLRKYQILDVRGDWAINASDEIEPGGWAFQYENPYYPDVDDTAVVGIFLHRLDPVKNAFSIERARKWIIGLQSTNGGWGAFDIDNDLDILNQVPFADHGALLDPPTADVSARCVSFLAQLGNAEDRDCLRKAVNYLRAEQEEDGSWFGRWGTNYIYGTWSVLSAFNALNISSTDPAIKKAVNWLKLVQREDGGWGEDCASYEGAKPGTYRRSLPTQTAWALLALMAAGEINSKAVQRGIDYLILEQNEKGEWEEGFHNAVGFPKVFYLRYHGYKHFFPLLALSRFKNLKENGRTRTSWGM from the coding sequence ATGTCTATTCTAAGAGAAAAAGAAGCTCATAAGCTTGGAAATGCATCTTTAAAAATTAGCTCTTTTAGTGAGTTATTAAACGCCAAACTCCAAGCCGCACAAAAGGCGCTTTTTCAGCTCCAGAATGAAGATGGTCACTGGGTTTTCGAATTGGAAGCAGACGCTACCATTCCTGCAGAATATATCTTATTGGAGCACTATTTAGATAGAATTGATCCTCAGAAAGAAGAGAAGATTGGGGCTTATCTTCGCAGGATACAGGGAGAGCATGGCGGTTGGCCCTTATATTATGATGGTAACTTTGATTTATCTGCGAGTGTGAAGGCTTATTATGCCTTAAAAGCTCTTGGAGATTCTCCTGATTCTCCTCACATGAAAAAGGCTAGAGAGGCTATTCTTCAACATGGTGGTGCTGAAAGAACAAATGTTTTTACCAGAATTTTGTTAGCCTTATTTGGCCAGGTTCCGTGGGATGCTGTTCCTATTATGCCTGTAGAACTGATGCTTTTGCCTCGAAAATCATTAGTCTCCATCTGGAATGTATCTTATTGGTCTCGTACGGTAATTGCTCCATTGCTTGTCTTAGCAGCCTTAAGACCTTTGGCAGTCAACCCGAGGGGTGTTCATATTGAAGAGCTTTTTAGAACACGTCCCTCTAAAGTAAAAGATTGGATTCGTGGGCCGTATCGCTCTTATTGGGGATATTTTTTTAAGGGATTGGATGTTCTTTTACGAAAGGTTGAACCATTCTTTTCACCTCGTTTGCGTCGCAAAGCAATTGCTAAGGCAATTTCTTTTATTGAAGCGAGATTGAGTGAAGGTGGTCTTGGTGCAATATATCCTGCAATGGCTAATGTTGTGATGATGTATCGTGCGCTAGGTGTCAGTGATAAGCATCCTTTAGTGCAGGAAGCATGGCAAAGTATCCAAGATTTATTAATAGAGACAGACAAAGAGACTTATTGTCAGCCCTGTGTTTCTCCTGTTTGGGATACAGGATTAGCCAGTGTTGCATTGATTGAAGTGCTTGACGGGGATCAGGAAGATTTAAAAAAACAAACACGTCATCAGCTTGAGCTATCAGCAGATTGGTTGAGGAAGTATCAAATTCTTGATGTTAGAGGAGATTGGGCGATAAATGCCTCCGATGAAATAGAACCTGGCGGATGGGCTTTTCAATACGAAAATCCTTATTATCCAGATGTAGATGATACAGCAGTTGTCGGTATTTTTCTGCATCGTCTTGATCCAGTAAAAAATGCCTTTTCAATTGAACGGGCAAGAAAATGGATTATAGGCCTTCAATCAACAAATGGCGGTTGGGGCGCTTTTGATATAGATAATGATTTAGACATTCTTAATCAGGTTCCTTTTGCAGACCATGGGGCATTGTTAGATCCGCCAACCGCGGACGTTTCGGCGCGATGTGTGTCTTTTCTTGCCCAATTGGGGAATGCAGAAGATAGAGATTGTCTTCGGAAAGCGGTCAATTATCTCCGTGCAGAACAAGAAGAAGATGGTTCTTGGTTTGGGCGTTGGGGGACAAATTATATTTATGGAACATGGTCTGTTTTGTCAGCCTTTAATGCACTTAATATATCCTCTACGGACCCTGCTATAAAAAAAGCTGTTAATTGGTTAAAGCTCGTACAGCGTGAGGATGGCGGTTGGGGAGAAGATTGTGCAAGTTATGAAGGTGCTAAGCCAGGGACTTACAGGCGCAGTCTGCCAACGCAAACAGCTTGGGCTTTATTAGCCCTGATGGCTGCTGGAGAAATTAACTCTAAGGCGGTACAGCGTGGTATTGATTATTTAATCTTAGAACAGAATGAGAAGGGGGAGTGGGAAGAAGGTTTCCATAATGCGGTTGGTTTTCCAAAAGTATTTTATTTGCGTTATCATGGTTATAAACATTTTTTCCCACTCCTCGCTTTGTCACGTTTTAAAAATTTGAAAGAAAATGGCCGAACAAGAACATCTTGGGGTATGTAG
- the parC gene encoding DNA topoisomerase IV subunit A: MGNLTVGQIEDCTLSRALSERYLAYAMSTIMSRSLPDVRDGLKPVHRRLLYAMYELKLNPENGFKKCARVVGDVIGKFHPHGDASVYDALVRLAQTFAARYPLVEGQGNFGSVDGDGAAAMRYTESRLTSTAMLMLEGLGSNAVDLRPTYDNEDREPVVLPSLFPNLLANGIAGIAVGMATRIPPHNAAELYRAAQKLIEKPEITIQGLVKYIQGPDFPTGGVLITPKEEMVEAYALGQGTFTVRAKWNVEKKTKKNWKIVVTELPYAVQKSALIQKIADLILQRKVSFLEDIQDESTTDIRIILEPKSAELDPEQVMERLFQLTDLESRFNLNMNVLENGKLPRVMSLKEVLQAWIDHVHEGLIRRSSYRLDAVNRRIEILEGFLKLFLNLDEVIRIIREEDEPKKVMIQTFKLTDLQAEYILNMRLRSLRRLEEFQIREEHAVLLGEKGELEKLLASDQLRLEHVSKDFLELEKRFKKRKEDKRLTLIETAPEDLDLSGLEEIDKEPITVSFSAEGWVRAFKGHGLDTSSWSFKGGDTNAFSIEIQNTDKFFLFDSSGRVFTIAASDLPGGKGFGVPVRTLIDLHVDSSVIGILPFYTETQEILFVSDNARGMIVAADALGSEKRTGRQVFNPDKGHSLSYIFEITDENHILFLSKAGNMLIFPLNQIPKMQRGKGVSLQKTRGALIKAIKLFNLEKGLVWKDKKSPKMEKNLKLWIANRGQQGRRSPDWI, encoded by the coding sequence GTGGGTAATTTGACGGTTGGGCAAATTGAAGATTGTACTCTCTCTAGGGCTTTGAGTGAGAGATATCTTGCATATGCCATGTCAACGATTATGTCACGTTCTCTTCCAGATGTGAGAGATGGTTTAAAACCAGTTCATCGTAGACTTTTGTATGCGATGTACGAGTTGAAACTTAATCCCGAAAATGGTTTTAAAAAATGTGCTCGTGTTGTTGGTGATGTTATTGGCAAATTCCATCCACATGGCGATGCCTCAGTATATGATGCATTGGTACGCTTAGCACAGACTTTTGCTGCGCGATATCCATTGGTTGAAGGTCAGGGAAACTTTGGATCTGTCGATGGCGATGGTGCTGCGGCAATGCGTTACACGGAAAGTAGGTTAACTTCAACAGCAATGCTAATGTTGGAAGGTTTAGGAAGCAATGCGGTTGATCTCCGTCCGACATACGATAATGAAGATCGTGAGCCTGTTGTCCTTCCGTCTCTGTTTCCAAATTTATTGGCAAATGGAATTGCTGGAATTGCCGTTGGAATGGCAACAAGGATACCGCCTCATAATGCTGCAGAATTATATAGAGCAGCACAAAAGCTTATTGAAAAACCAGAGATAACGATTCAAGGCTTGGTAAAATATATTCAAGGTCCTGATTTTCCAACAGGCGGCGTTTTGATCACCCCAAAAGAGGAAATGGTCGAGGCGTACGCTTTAGGTCAAGGAACATTCACTGTTCGAGCCAAATGGAATGTCGAAAAAAAGACGAAAAAGAATTGGAAAATAGTGGTAACTGAGTTGCCATATGCAGTTCAAAAGTCGGCATTGATACAAAAAATTGCGGATCTTATCCTCCAACGGAAAGTGTCTTTTTTGGAGGATATTCAGGATGAAAGCACGACAGATATTCGTATTATTTTAGAGCCAAAAAGTGCTGAACTTGATCCAGAGCAAGTTATGGAAAGGCTTTTTCAATTAACGGATTTGGAAAGTCGCTTTAATTTAAACATGAACGTTTTAGAAAATGGTAAACTTCCGCGTGTCATGTCTTTAAAAGAAGTTCTTCAAGCTTGGATAGATCATGTACACGAGGGATTAATACGTCGAAGCTCCTATCGTTTAGATGCAGTTAATCGTCGAATTGAAATTTTAGAAGGTTTTCTCAAGCTCTTTCTTAACTTAGATGAAGTCATTCGTATTATTCGGGAAGAAGACGAGCCTAAGAAGGTTATGATTCAGACTTTTAAGCTAACAGATCTACAGGCTGAATATATTTTAAATATGCGATTGCGATCTCTGCGACGCCTTGAAGAATTTCAAATTCGCGAAGAGCATGCTGTGCTTTTGGGAGAGAAGGGAGAGCTAGAAAAATTATTAGCGTCGGATCAGCTTCGACTGGAACATGTTAGCAAAGATTTCCTTGAACTAGAAAAGCGTTTTAAAAAACGCAAAGAAGATAAACGCTTGACGTTGATAGAGACGGCTCCTGAGGATCTAGATTTAAGCGGATTGGAAGAGATTGATAAAGAGCCGATTACTGTTTCATTTTCTGCAGAAGGTTGGGTAAGGGCCTTCAAAGGCCATGGCTTGGACACTTCTTCATGGAGTTTTAAAGGCGGGGATACAAACGCTTTTTCTATTGAAATTCAAAATACAGATAAGTTTTTTCTTTTTGACAGTTCTGGACGGGTGTTTACGATTGCGGCTTCTGATCTCCCAGGAGGAAAGGGCTTTGGTGTCCCTGTACGTACTTTGATTGATTTGCATGTTGATTCTTCGGTTATTGGAATTTTGCCTTTTTATACAGAAACGCAAGAGATTTTGTTCGTTAGTGATAATGCACGAGGTATGATTGTTGCAGCGGATGCCTTGGGGAGTGAGAAAAGGACAGGACGTCAAGTTTTTAATCCTGATAAGGGACATAGTCTTTCTTATATTTTCGAGATAACAGATGAAAATCATATTCTCTTTTTAAGTAAAGCCGGAAATATGCTTATTTTTCCATTGAATCAAATTCCAAAGATGCAACGGGGAAAGGGGGTCTCTTTACAAAAAACAAGAGGCGCTTTGATAAAGGCAATTAAACTTTTTAATCTTGAGAAGGGGTTAGTCTGGAAAGATAAAAAATCTCCAAAGATGGAGAAAAATTTAAAACTTTGGATTGCTAATAGGGGACAACAAGGACGCAGATCACCTGATTGGATATAA
- a CDS encoding endonuclease/exonuclease/phosphatase family protein yields MTILPKIRVLSWNLLHKKGASVEDIYNIIERIHPDIITFQEARINIEEIHKKLGGFFTRTALPGREHGLACWSRYETLSPPVSCILPSGIIVERTALILKIKTNFGPFSIANVHLSHGQLLNRRQLRVISPQIESPCMIIGDFNLIGPVLLKGFKEVGPQIPTHRMLNHFPLRLDRCLVKGLNCIQAGRLPQLGSDHHPIMIDLIPTSY; encoded by the coding sequence ATGACTATTTTGCCAAAAATTCGTGTTCTTAGCTGGAATCTTCTACACAAGAAAGGAGCATCTGTTGAAGATATTTACAACATTATTGAACGAATACACCCTGATATTATCACATTTCAAGAAGCTCGCATCAACATCGAAGAAATTCACAAAAAACTAGGCGGGTTTTTTACACGCACGGCACTGCCAGGACGCGAACACGGCCTTGCATGTTGGAGCAGATATGAAACACTTTCTCCTCCTGTCTCATGTATTCTACCTTCTGGCATAATTGTGGAAAGAACAGCACTTATTTTAAAAATCAAAACTAACTTTGGCCCATTTTCAATCGCAAATGTTCATCTTTCACATGGACAGCTTTTAAACCGCCGACAATTACGAGTAATATCTCCTCAAATAGAAAGCCCTTGTATGATTATTGGTGATTTTAATTTAATTGGCCCCGTTCTACTCAAAGGCTTTAAGGAAGTAGGCCCACAAATTCCGACTCATCGAATGTTAAACCACTTTCCGTTGCGCTTAGATCGTTGCTTAGTCAAAGGTCTAAATTGCATCCAAGCTGGAAGACTGCCACAACTAGGATCTGACCACCATCCTATCATGATAGATCTCATACCAACATCGTATTAA
- a CDS encoding squalene synthase HpnD, whose product MRILPRARREAMYALYAFCRELDDIADGDSSAGRDIKKSLTLLNHWSSRIDHLYDGNAQDALERVLLAAIRTYGLNKVDFQEIIEGMRMDLEGPIVFPDEQILDLYCDRVASAVGRISVRIFGARSKNADQVAYYLGRALQQVNILRDLNSDISLGRCYLPKQLVGRFQISTNIHSLLESDDIGSICKILAERAKDNFKSAEYYMGLCPTEAMKPARLMAASYKATLKSLEKQGWKNFKTPLKKSLAWKIIFFTKALIGK is encoded by the coding sequence ATGCGTATTCTTCCGCGCGCACGAAGAGAAGCAATGTATGCGCTTTACGCTTTCTGTCGAGAGTTAGATGATATAGCTGATGGAGACAGTTCTGCTGGTCGTGATATAAAGAAGTCTCTTACATTACTGAATCACTGGTCTTCTAGGATTGATCATCTTTACGATGGAAATGCGCAAGATGCTTTGGAACGTGTTCTCTTGGCTGCAATTAGGACTTATGGTCTCAATAAGGTGGATTTTCAAGAAATTATTGAGGGTATGAGGATGGATTTGGAAGGGCCGATTGTTTTTCCAGATGAACAAATTTTAGATCTTTATTGTGATCGTGTCGCATCTGCTGTTGGACGGATTTCGGTAAGGATTTTTGGTGCAAGAAGTAAAAATGCAGATCAAGTTGCCTATTACTTAGGAAGAGCCTTGCAACAGGTTAATATTTTAAGAGATTTAAATAGTGATATATCTTTAGGGCGTTGTTATCTTCCTAAGCAGCTGGTCGGTCGATTTCAAATTTCTACAAATATTCACTCTCTTTTGGAATCAGATGATATCGGAAGTATTTGTAAAATTTTAGCAGAAAGAGCTAAGGATAATTTTAAGAGTGCAGAATATTATATGGGTCTTTGTCCAACAGAGGCAATGAAGCCAGCGCGCTTAATGGCCGCTTCCTATAAAGCAACCTTAAAGTCATTAGAAAAGCAAGGGTGGAAAAATTTCAAAACACCTCTAAAAAAATCCTTAGCTTGGAAAATCATTTTCTTCACAAAGGCCCTGATTGGGAAATGA
- a CDS encoding elongation factor Ts — protein sequence MAAISAQLVRDLRDRTGAGMMDCKKALSESNGNIDEAIDWLRTKGLSQAAKKSGRAAAEGLVAIAADGHRGAMVEVNAETDFVARNESFQTFVEQVAQAALKVGGDLDVLRQAKLQSGRTVADELIHLVATIGENMVLRRAKVIEVQNGAVASYIHGALKPGVGRIGVLVGLEGSSEADVIEDLGRRVGMHVAASRPMALSTADLDPKALEHEKSVLSEQARESGKPEAIIEKMVEGRIRKFYEEVVLLEQVWVHDGESKVNKVLAKEKISLKAFERFQLGEGVEKEEDDFASEVAKAAGK from the coding sequence ATGGCTGCTATTTCAGCTCAGTTAGTTAGAGATCTGCGTGATCGTACTGGCGCAGGTATGATGGATTGTAAAAAAGCTCTTTCAGAGAGTAATGGTAATATTGATGAGGCAATTGATTGGCTTCGTACAAAAGGTCTTTCTCAGGCAGCGAAAAAATCAGGCAGAGCTGCCGCAGAAGGTCTTGTTGCAATTGCAGCTGATGGCCATCGTGGTGCGATGGTTGAAGTCAATGCGGAAACAGATTTTGTTGCTCGCAATGAATCTTTTCAGACGTTTGTGGAGCAGGTTGCGCAGGCAGCATTGAAGGTTGGGGGTGACCTTGATGTATTACGTCAGGCGAAGCTTCAATCAGGCCGTACGGTTGCAGATGAATTGATACATCTTGTTGCTACAATCGGTGAGAATATGGTTCTTAGACGCGCCAAAGTTATTGAGGTTCAAAATGGTGCTGTTGCGAGTTATATTCATGGTGCCTTAAAGCCTGGTGTTGGAAGGATTGGTGTTCTTGTTGGACTGGAAGGTTCTTCTGAGGCTGACGTTATTGAAGACTTAGGACGTCGCGTTGGAATGCATGTTGCTGCTTCTCGTCCGATGGCACTTTCTACTGCAGATTTAGATCCAAAAGCTTTGGAGCATGAAAAGTCTGTATTAAGTGAACAAGCAAGGGAATCTGGAAAGCCAGAAGCCATTATCGAAAAAATGGTTGAGGGACGTATTCGTAAGTTTTACGAAGAGGTTGTTTTGCTTGAACAAGTTTGGGTGCATGATGGTGAAAGCAAAGTGAATAAAGTCTTGGCAAAAGAAAAAATTTCTTTGAAAGCTTTTGAGCGTTTTCAACTTGGTGAGGGTGTTGAAAAAGAAGAAGATGATTTTGCATCAGAAGTTGCTAAAGCTGCTGGCAAATAA